In one Thermaerobacter sp. PB12/4term genomic region, the following are encoded:
- the hypA gene encoding hydrogenase maturation nickel metallochaperone HypA: MHELSIAQNLVELAAEEARRRGLTRVRAVHVRLGVLAGVVKDALLFCFDIVTAGTPLEGARLAIEEVPVEIFCPRCRQPRRLPEPLPMACPECGTRTAEIVHGRELELFALEGEEGEGLGAPDR, encoded by the coding sequence ATGCACGAGCTGTCCATCGCCCAGAACCTGGTCGAGCTGGCGGCGGAAGAGGCCCGGCGCCGGGGCTTGACGCGGGTCCGCGCCGTACACGTGCGCCTGGGCGTTCTGGCGGGCGTGGTCAAGGATGCCCTTTTGTTCTGTTTCGACATCGTTACCGCCGGTACCCCCCTGGAAGGTGCGCGGCTCGCCATCGAAGAGGTCCCGGTCGAAATCTTCTGCCCGCGTTGCCGGCAGCCCCGCCGGTTACCCGAGCCCCTGCCCATGGCGTGCCCTGAGTGCGGGACGCGAACTGCGGAGATCGTCCACGGACGGGAACTGGAGCTGTTCGCCTTGGAGGGAGAGGAGGGGGAAGGGCTTGGCGCCCCGGATCGTTGA
- a CDS encoding DUF1641 domain-containing protein, whose product MAAVAERTREEHPLEQQLMERLADPRTMELLLRLLDKLDQLVFLLEMVEQFLRRGPEIADSINETIITLRKNLGAGQARAPWEDLSSALSGVKEVIESPQVQALFRSAVLDTRSVAVVGHMARAMVEASEQVSRAETKRVGLVGLLRALGDADVQPALQFALAFAQSFSRELAERGNGAQGNGLQGNGAQRHGAQRNGARLL is encoded by the coding sequence ATGGCGGCGGTCGCTGAGCGCACGCGAGAGGAACACCCCCTGGAGCAGCAGCTCATGGAACGGCTCGCGGATCCCCGCACAATGGAGCTACTTCTGCGGCTGCTCGATAAGCTAGACCAACTGGTTTTCCTCCTGGAAATGGTCGAGCAATTCCTGCGCCGCGGGCCGGAGATCGCTGATTCCATCAACGAAACGATCATCACGTTAAGGAAGAACCTCGGCGCCGGACAGGCGCGGGCACCGTGGGAAGACCTTTCCAGCGCCCTGTCTGGGGTCAAAGAGGTCATCGAATCGCCGCAGGTCCAGGCCCTGTTCAGGTCCGCCGTCCTGGACACCCGTTCGGTGGCGGTGGTGGGCCATATGGCCCGGGCCATGGTCGAGGCGTCAGAACAGGTCTCCCGGGCGGAGACCAAGCGCGTCGGCCTGGTCGGTTTGTTGCGCGCGCTGGGAGACGCTGACGTGCAGCCGGCCCTCCAGTTCGCCCTCGCCTTTGCCCAGAGCTTCTCGCGGGAACTGGCCGAGCGGGGGAATGGCGCCCAGGGGAATGGCCTGCAGGGAAACGGCGCGCAAAGACATGGCGCCCAGAGGAATGGCGCGCGGCTACTCTGA
- the hypB gene encoding hydrogenase nickel incorporation protein HypB: MAPRIVELRQNVLKKNDILARELRERFRQAGVYTVNLVSSPGAGKTTLLRETLIRLRDRYRVAALVGDLATDNDGRRLQESGAPVRQITTGTVCHLEAEMVGRALEGWDLAELDFLFIENVGNLVCPASYDLGESLRVVLFSVAEGEDKPLKYPTIVLGADLVIVTKVDLAEAVGFDRHAFYEALQQVRPDLPVLEVSARTGAGMAEWLSRLEEHAPAGRTPAAVPGAPGGEEGGRP, encoded by the coding sequence TTGGCGCCCCGGATCGTTGAGCTCCGGCAAAACGTGCTCAAGAAGAACGATATCCTGGCCCGGGAACTGCGGGAGCGGTTCCGGCAGGCCGGTGTCTACACGGTCAACCTGGTGTCCAGCCCCGGAGCGGGCAAGACCACCCTGCTGAGGGAGACGCTGATCCGCCTGCGGGACCGGTATCGCGTGGCGGCGCTGGTCGGCGACCTGGCCACCGACAACGACGGCCGGCGCCTGCAGGAGAGCGGGGCGCCCGTCCGGCAGATCACCACCGGCACGGTGTGCCACCTGGAGGCCGAGATGGTCGGCCGGGCACTGGAGGGCTGGGATCTCGCCGAGCTGGACTTCCTCTTCATCGAGAACGTAGGCAACCTGGTCTGCCCGGCCAGCTACGACCTGGGCGAGAGCCTGCGGGTGGTCCTCTTCTCGGTCGCGGAAGGCGAAGACAAGCCTCTGAAATACCCCACCATCGTCCTGGGTGCCGACCTGGTCATCGTGACCAAGGTCGACCTGGCCGAGGCGGTAGGCTTCGACCGGCACGCCTTCTACGAGGCGCTGCAACAGGTGCGGCCCGACCTTCCCGTTCTGGAGGTTTCCGCACGGACGGGCGCCGGCATGGCGGAATGGCTCTCCCGGCTGGAAGAACACGCTCCTGCCGGCCGCACGCCGGCGGCGGTTCCGGGCGCGCCGGGGGGCGAAGAGGGCGGGCGCCCCTGA
- a CDS encoding hydrogenase small subunit — protein sequence MANLVWLHGGACNGNTQSFLNAEEPTVVDLVTDFGIRILYHHSISMEFGEEARRVLEAVLREEIPLDILVFEGTVIQGPNGTGRYNTFMGRPMKDWLREMAGVAQYVVAVGDCACWGGIPATPPNPSESTGLQFHKEKRGGFLGPDFRSRAGLPVINIPGCPAHPDWVTQILVAIATGRAQDVLLDDLQRPQTFFKTFTQTGCTRVQYFEWKEPVEEFGQGTRKGCLFYEYGCRGPLTHSPCNRILWNRQSSKTRAGMPCIGCTEPQFPFFDLAPGTVFKTQKVFGAIPREVPQGSDPLSYSLHAAVARAAAPKWAREEMFVP from the coding sequence GTGGCCAACCTCGTCTGGCTGCACGGCGGGGCGTGCAACGGCAACACCCAGTCGTTCCTCAACGCCGAGGAGCCGACGGTCGTCGACCTGGTCACGGACTTCGGCATCCGCATCCTCTATCACCACTCCATCTCCATGGAGTTCGGCGAGGAAGCGCGCCGGGTCCTGGAAGCGGTCCTGCGGGAAGAGATCCCGCTGGACATCCTGGTCTTCGAGGGAACGGTCATCCAGGGGCCCAACGGTACAGGCCGTTACAACACGTTCATGGGCCGTCCCATGAAGGACTGGCTGCGGGAGATGGCCGGGGTCGCCCAGTACGTGGTGGCCGTCGGGGACTGCGCCTGCTGGGGAGGCATCCCCGCGACGCCGCCCAACCCCAGCGAGTCCACGGGATTGCAGTTCCACAAAGAGAAGCGGGGCGGGTTCCTGGGCCCTGACTTCCGCTCCCGGGCGGGCCTGCCGGTGATCAACATCCCGGGCTGTCCCGCCCATCCCGACTGGGTGACGCAGATCCTCGTCGCCATCGCCACCGGGCGGGCCCAGGACGTGCTGCTGGACGACCTGCAGCGCCCGCAGACCTTCTTCAAGACCTTCACCCAGACCGGCTGCACCCGCGTCCAGTACTTCGAATGGAAGGAGCCGGTCGAGGAATTCGGCCAGGGCACGCGCAAAGGGTGCCTGTTCTACGAATATGGTTGCCGCGGCCCGCTGACCCACTCGCCCTGCAACCGCATCCTCTGGAACCGGCAGTCGTCCAAGACGCGGGCGGGCATGCCGTGCATCGGCTGCACCGAGCCCCAGTTCCCCTTCTTCGACCTGGCCCCGGGCACCGTGTTCAAGACCCAGAAGGTCTTCGGCGCCATTCCCCGGGAGGTTCCTCAGGGCAGCGATCCTCTCAGCTACTCGCTGCATGCGGCCGTTGCCCGGGCGGCGGCGCCGAAGTGGGCCCGGGAGGAGATGTTCGTGCCTTGA
- a CDS encoding nickel-dependent hydrogenase large subunit, translating into MSANSVGTQGAKMDVHVHALGRVEGDLDVRVAIEDGVVVDAWTEATMFRGFEIILKGKDPQAGLIVTPRICGICGGSHLYKAVYALDTAWQTEVPPNATLIRNIAQACETLQSIPRWFYALFAIGLTHRNYSRAKLYEEVARRWAPFTGTSYEVGVVTSAKPVEIYAIFGGQWPHSSFMVPGGVMCGPTLSDITRSISILEYYRETWLEGVWLGCSVDRWLENETWDDVLRWLDEKPQHRDSDLGLFIRYCLEIGLDKYGAGPGRYLAMGTYFHPEKYRYPNIEGRNAALISRAGVYDGEDFHDFEQARVREDHTHSFFRGSASLHPFEGVTEPVDPAEGKKQDKYTWAKAPRYMLPGGEEVSLEAGPLARQVIAGRPGAEPWQDYDPLFLNIVRELGPSVMVRVLARMHEAAKYYRLVRQWLSQVDLNEKFYIKPQELPEGRGFGATEAARGALADWIQIKDGKIENYQVITPTAWNIGPRDRHGNRGPIETAMIGATVLNPEDPVELAHIAQSYDSCLVCTVHAYDARTHKELARFTVGPGAP; encoded by the coding sequence ATGAGCGCAAACTCCGTGGGTACGCAGGGTGCCAAGATGGATGTGCACGTGCACGCCCTGGGGCGTGTCGAAGGGGACCTGGACGTCCGCGTGGCCATCGAGGACGGCGTGGTGGTGGACGCCTGGACGGAAGCCACCATGTTCCGCGGGTTCGAGATCATATTAAAAGGAAAGGACCCGCAGGCCGGCCTGATCGTGACCCCGCGCATTTGCGGGATTTGCGGTGGCAGCCACCTGTACAAGGCCGTCTACGCCCTGGACACCGCCTGGCAGACCGAGGTGCCGCCCAACGCGACCTTGATCCGCAACATCGCCCAGGCCTGCGAGACGCTGCAAAGCATCCCGCGCTGGTTCTACGCCCTGTTCGCCATCGGCCTGACGCACCGAAACTATTCCCGCGCCAAGTTGTATGAAGAAGTGGCCCGCCGGTGGGCTCCCTTCACCGGGACCAGCTACGAGGTCGGCGTGGTTACGTCCGCCAAGCCCGTGGAGATCTACGCCATTTTCGGCGGCCAGTGGCCCCACTCCAGCTTTATGGTCCCGGGGGGTGTGATGTGCGGCCCCACGCTGTCGGACATCACGCGTTCCATCTCGATCCTGGAGTATTACCGGGAGACGTGGCTGGAAGGGGTCTGGCTGGGCTGCTCCGTGGACCGCTGGCTGGAGAACGAGACCTGGGACGACGTGTTGCGCTGGCTGGATGAGAAGCCCCAGCACCGGGACTCGGACCTGGGCCTCTTCATCCGCTACTGCCTGGAGATCGGCCTGGACAAGTACGGCGCCGGCCCGGGGCGGTACCTGGCCATGGGCACCTACTTCCATCCTGAGAAGTACCGGTACCCGAACATCGAGGGGCGCAACGCGGCGCTGATCTCCCGGGCGGGCGTATACGACGGCGAGGACTTCCACGACTTCGAACAGGCGCGGGTGCGGGAGGACCACACCCACTCCTTCTTCCGGGGCAGCGCCTCGTTGCACCCCTTCGAAGGGGTGACGGAGCCCGTCGATCCGGCGGAGGGCAAGAAGCAGGACAAGTACACGTGGGCGAAGGCACCGCGGTACATGCTACCCGGGGGCGAGGAGGTTTCGCTGGAAGCGGGCCCCCTGGCTCGCCAGGTGATCGCGGGCCGGCCGGGCGCCGAGCCGTGGCAGGATTACGATCCCCTGTTCCTCAACATCGTGCGGGAACTCGGCCCCAGCGTCATGGTCCGCGTGCTGGCCCGTATGCACGAGGCGGCCAAGTACTACCGGCTGGTGCGCCAGTGGCTGTCCCAGGTGGACTTGAACGAGAAGTTCTACATCAAGCCGCAGGAGCTGCCAGAGGGGCGCGGTTTCGGCGCCACGGAGGCGGCGCGAGGAGCCCTGGCCGACTGGATTCAGATCAAGGACGGCAAGATCGAGAACTATCAGGTGATCACCCCGACGGCCTGGAACATCGGGCCCCGCGACCGCCACGGCAACCGCGGTCCCATCGAGACGGCGATGATCGGCGCCACGGTACTCAATCCGGAGGATCCCGTGGAACTGGCTCACATCGCCCAGAGCTACGACTCCTGCCTGGTGTGCACCGTTCATGCGTACGATGCCCGGACGCACAAGGAACTGGCCCGCTTCACGGTGGGACCCGGTGCGCCCTGA